The following are encoded in a window of Nakamurella sp. A5-74 genomic DNA:
- a CDS encoding nitroreductase: MNADPLPSGAVGRLDRDQVVQVLRAAVAAPSLHNSQPWRFGTTASSFEVFADPERGPRICDPDDRAVYLACGAALLNLRLMVSNLGVHPDVRLFPDAADPSHVASVSCRQPAHVDPMTRRLVAAIALRHTYRRPMLDSRVPDLLRAALRDAAREEHAWLVGFPEEQLSQLRTLVGEAHRLQHADPAFVQEWRSWTGRPAGSPDGVPATAAGPLPEQQDVWVLRDFSGGNGVVRAPGRDFESDPYLLCVATFVEGPHAQVQAGAALQRVLLRAAADGVTASFLSQLIEVPSTCRELRRLIGGALRPQVVLRLGYGGQTPATARRPVADVVDFGGPAAG, encoded by the coding sequence CCGTCGGGGGCGGTCGGCCGCCTCGATCGAGACCAGGTGGTGCAGGTACTGCGGGCCGCCGTCGCGGCGCCGTCCCTGCACAACAGTCAGCCGTGGAGATTCGGCACCACCGCGTCATCCTTCGAGGTGTTCGCCGATCCCGAACGCGGCCCGCGCATCTGCGATCCCGACGACCGGGCGGTGTACCTGGCGTGCGGGGCGGCACTGCTCAACCTGCGGCTCATGGTGAGCAACCTGGGTGTCCATCCCGACGTTCGGCTCTTCCCCGACGCAGCGGACCCGTCGCACGTGGCCTCCGTATCGTGCCGACAGCCGGCCCACGTCGACCCGATGACCCGACGGTTGGTCGCGGCCATCGCACTGCGCCACACCTATCGGCGACCCATGCTCGACAGTCGGGTTCCCGATCTGCTCCGCGCAGCTCTCCGCGACGCTGCTCGTGAGGAGCACGCGTGGTTGGTCGGGTTCCCCGAGGAGCAGTTGTCGCAGCTGCGGACTCTGGTCGGTGAAGCGCATCGACTGCAGCACGCCGATCCTGCTTTCGTCCAGGAGTGGCGGTCGTGGACCGGTCGCCCGGCCGGCTCGCCGGACGGCGTGCCGGCAACGGCCGCAGGCCCCCTGCCGGAGCAACAGGACGTCTGGGTGCTCCGCGACTTCAGCGGTGGGAACGGGGTGGTCCGGGCACCGGGCCGGGACTTCGAGTCCGACCCGTACCTGCTCTGTGTTGCGACCTTCGTGGAAGGCCCGCATGCGCAGGTCCAGGCCGGCGCCGCCCTGCAGCGGGTGTTGCTGCGCGCCGCGGCCGACGGTGTCACCGCGTCGTTCCTGTCCCAGCTCATCGAGGTGCCCTCGACATGCCGCGAGCTGCGTCGCCTGATCGGGGGTGCCCTGCGGCCGCAGGTCGTCCTTCGTCTCGGCTACGGAGGGCAGACACCGGCCACCGCCCGCCGCCCCGTCGCGGACGTCGTCGATTTCGGCGGACCCGCTGCGGGGTGA
- a CDS encoding universal stress protein gives MSVNTSAAQAGIVVGVDGSDESLLALRWALAEGARRSEVVEVVHCWYPRSMVDAVFGNGAEMRTGSECMLQNEVAKARNEFDGAPEVRTLSVHGRPVSTLVARSSDARLLVVGDRGYTGLKERLLGYVSDGCVRRARCSVVVVGDGKVTVTPAPVAAVGADAVMPVW, from the coding sequence ATGAGCGTGAACACGAGTGCGGCCCAGGCGGGCATCGTCGTCGGCGTGGACGGATCCGACGAGAGCCTGCTGGCGCTGCGATGGGCGTTGGCTGAGGGCGCGCGCCGATCGGAGGTCGTCGAGGTCGTGCACTGCTGGTATCCGCGATCGATGGTGGATGCAGTGTTCGGCAACGGCGCGGAGATGCGGACCGGGTCGGAGTGCATGTTGCAGAACGAGGTCGCGAAGGCGCGCAATGAGTTCGACGGGGCACCTGAGGTGCGCACGCTGAGCGTCCACGGGCGTCCGGTGTCGACCCTGGTCGCGCGTTCGAGCGACGCGCGCCTGCTCGTCGTGGGCGACCGCGGGTACACCGGTCTCAAGGAGCGTCTGCTCGGCTACGTGTCCGACGGGTGCGTGCGACGCGCGCGCTGTTCCGTGGTCGTGGTTGGGGACGGCAAGGTCACCGTGACGCCGGCCCCGGTGGCCGCCGTCGGTGCAGATGCCGTGATGCCAGTCTGGTGA